A window from Herbaspirillum sp. meg3 encodes these proteins:
- a CDS encoding ATP-binding cassette domain-containing protein, with the protein MTSPTILQATDLTFNYPERELFNKLTLAIPAGVTIIRGGDGRGKTSLIRLLAGEQKPHSGQLTINGIRLDEQAGQYKQQVYYVDPRTEAFDQMTVPEYFASVRARFPGFDDAALPKLLEGLSLTPHVEKKLFMLSTGSKRKVYLAGAFAAGAVVNLLDDPFASLDKGSINFVCEVLAQFAEGGEQAWIASFYETPPEIATTSIIDLGD; encoded by the coding sequence ATGACCAGCCCGACCATCCTGCAAGCGACCGACCTGACCTTCAACTACCCCGAGCGCGAACTGTTCAACAAGCTCACGCTCGCCATCCCCGCCGGCGTCACCATCATCCGCGGCGGCGACGGCCGCGGCAAAACCAGCCTGATCCGCCTGCTGGCCGGCGAACAGAAACCGCACAGCGGCCAACTGACCATCAACGGCATCCGCCTGGACGAACAAGCCGGGCAATACAAGCAACAGGTCTACTACGTCGACCCGCGCACGGAAGCATTCGACCAAATGACGGTGCCGGAATATTTTGCATCGGTGCGAGCGCGGTTTCCCGGCTTTGACGATGCGGCGCTGCCGAAATTATTGGAAGGCTTGTCGCTGACGCCGCATGTGGAGAAGAAGCTGTTCATGCTGTCGACCGGCAGCAAGCGCAAGGTGTATCTGGCGGGAGCGTTTGCTGCGGGGGCGGTGGTGAATTTGCTGGATGATCCGTTTGCCAGCCTGGACAAGGGATCGATTAATTTTGTGTGTGAAGTGCTGGCACAGTTTGCAGAGGGTGGCGAGCAAGCCTGGATCGCAAGCTTTTATGAGACACCGCCGGAGATTGCGACAACCAGCATCATCGATCTGGGTGATTGA
- a CDS encoding SRPBCC family protein: MPAGTVELHRILRTTPDKIYRAFTDAAALAKWLPPYGFTCTVEHLEAKVGGTFRMSFSNFTSGNGHSFGGEYKELVPGELIRYTDKFDDPNLPGELLVTVKLKPVLTGTEVRITQSGIPELIPVEMCYLGWQESLAQLANLVEPNIPG, encoded by the coding sequence ATGCCCGCAGGAACCGTAGAACTCCACCGCATCCTCCGCACCACCCCCGACAAAATCTACCGCGCCTTCACCGACGCGGCGGCCCTTGCCAAATGGCTTCCGCCCTACGGCTTCACCTGCACGGTGGAGCATCTGGAAGCCAAGGTCGGCGGCACCTTCCGCATGTCGTTCTCAAACTTCACCAGCGGCAACGGCCACTCTTTCGGCGGCGAATATAAAGAACTGGTGCCGGGTGAACTGATCCGTTACACCGACAAGTTTGATGATCCGAATCTGCCTGGCGAATTGCTGGTGACGGTGAAGTTGAAGCCGGTCTTGACCGGCACGGAAGTGCGCATTACGCAGTCGGGGATTCCGGAGCTCATTCCGGTGGAGATGTGTTATCTCGGCTGGCAGGAGTCGCTGGCGCAGCTGGCCAATCTGGTGGAGCCGAATATTCCCGGCTAA
- a CDS encoding HNH endonuclease signature motif containing protein encodes MANRSKLSSNSNNATSFWSNEELRAAVRVYLDMLGKSQRGEAFSKTQYYLELSQQFGRTPKAFEYRMQNISYVLSLAGRQWLNGLKPAKNVGAGVAAEIEEIIFELEDQRFLPVAAFETQVRKSLDSGDISPPAGVSRPVKSDITITRIERDPQVKVWILQNAGDTCECCSNAAPFVTAEGSPFLEVHHLKRLADQGSDRISNAIAVCPNCHRELHFGANSDVLLNRLYSKISRLIPE; translated from the coding sequence ATGGCAAATCGCTCCAAGCTTTCCTCGAATAGTAATAACGCTACTTCATTCTGGAGTAACGAAGAACTGAGGGCTGCAGTTCGAGTTTATTTAGATATGCTTGGGAAATCACAACGCGGGGAGGCGTTTTCGAAAACTCAATACTATCTCGAGCTAAGCCAGCAGTTCGGACGAACCCCAAAAGCATTTGAATATCGAATGCAGAACATTTCGTATGTGTTGTCCCTTGCCGGCCGCCAGTGGCTCAACGGCTTGAAGCCAGCGAAGAATGTTGGCGCAGGTGTAGCTGCGGAGATAGAAGAGATTATCTTCGAGCTAGAAGATCAACGATTTCTGCCAGTTGCCGCTTTCGAAACTCAGGTACGAAAGAGCTTAGACTCAGGAGACATATCTCCCCCTGCGGGAGTAAGCCGCCCTGTGAAATCGGATATCACGATCACTAGAATCGAACGTGATCCACAAGTGAAAGTCTGGATTCTACAAAACGCAGGAGATACTTGTGAGTGCTGCTCTAACGCGGCGCCGTTTGTAACTGCAGAAGGCTCGCCGTTTTTAGAGGTTCATCACTTAAAGCGATTGGCCGACCAAGGATCTGACAGAATTTCAAACGCCATCGCTGTCTGTCCTAATTGTCATCGTGAGCTACATTTCGGGGCGAATAGTGACGTACTTTTAAATCGATTGTATTCAAAAATCTCACGTCTCATTCCGGAGTAG
- a CDS encoding DUF421 domain-containing protein: MPDLNQLIDATDQIGAAAMAIRALIVFCFTLIFLRIAGRRSFGQRSAFDLCITVLLGAILSRAIVGASPMLPTLAAGAVLVLLHRLIGVLVTRWAWLDDLISGTERLLVKDGRKDHHQMRAGLISDRDIDVALRKKEDGATLEHVARAVLERNGEITITLHTDRNPTSDADHRADPHKAT, translated from the coding sequence ATGCCCGACCTCAACCAGCTCATCGACGCCACCGACCAGATCGGCGCGGCCGCCATGGCCATCCGTGCGCTGATCGTGTTCTGCTTCACGCTGATCTTCCTGCGCATCGCCGGCCGCCGCTCGTTCGGCCAGCGCAGCGCGTTTGACTTGTGCATCACGGTGCTGCTCGGCGCCATCCTCAGCCGCGCCATCGTCGGCGCCTCACCGATGCTGCCGACACTTGCCGCCGGCGCCGTGCTGGTTCTGCTGCACCGCCTGATCGGGGTACTGGTCACGCGCTGGGCATGGCTCGACGACCTCATCAGCGGCACCGAACGCCTGCTCGTCAAAGACGGCCGCAAAGACCACCACCAGATGCGCGCCGGCCTGATCAGCGACCGCGACATCGACGTCGCCCTGCGCAAGAAGGAAGACGGCGCCACGTTGGAGCACGTGGCACGCGCGGTGCTGGAGAGGAATGGGGAGATCACCATTACGTTGCATACGGATCGCAACCCGACCTCTGATGCTGATCACCGTGCCGATCCGCACAAAGCGACTTGA
- a CDS encoding helix-turn-helix transcriptional regulator yields the protein MKAQTKQSSIFCIRLKEARKRAELSQFQLGVLAGIDEFTASARMNQYERGVHEPHFGTVIRMAHALKVPVSFLFEPNNRLAELILLAGQLESKELTQLIAELRRAQD from the coding sequence ATGAAAGCGCAAACCAAACAGTCGTCGATCTTCTGCATCCGTCTCAAGGAAGCCAGGAAGCGCGCCGAACTATCACAGTTCCAACTCGGTGTTCTTGCGGGTATTGATGAGTTCACCGCCAGCGCCAGGATGAATCAGTACGAGCGTGGTGTGCATGAGCCTCATTTTGGTACCGTCATCCGTATGGCGCATGCGCTTAAGGTCCCGGTCAGCTTTTTGTTTGAGCCGAATAATCGTCTGGCAGAGTTGATTCTATTGGCGGGGCAGCTGGAATCGAAAGAGCTTACACAACTGATTGCCGAACTCAGGCGCGCTCAGGACTAG
- a CDS encoding LysR family transcriptional regulator: MEIKWVEDFLSVVETLNFSRSAKLRNVTQPAFGRRVRSLEAWLGAELFDRSTYPCALTPAGESFVPIAREMLNQSTQARLILRGQLAGAQATVKFAMPHTLLLTLYPKLLSEIEKTTGSMATTVQATNVHDAVMALVERNCDLLICYHHPQQGIDLDSERYAMLSLGKEPLRPYVKAVRKGVPKYALPGTPAEPVPFLSYSSYSSLSRIVEKQLSASPRPVHVFRRFESDLAEGLKSMVLEGHGVAWLPASAVTREVAEGKLTLAVAPNDNEALATGLWSDEMDIRVYRRIDDARPDLDRIWACLSAAHGVR; the protein is encoded by the coding sequence ATGGAAATCAAATGGGTCGAGGACTTCTTGTCGGTGGTGGAGACGCTCAACTTCAGCCGCTCGGCGAAGCTGCGCAATGTGACGCAACCGGCGTTCGGCCGCCGCGTCCGTTCGCTGGAGGCCTGGCTTGGCGCGGAGCTGTTTGACCGCTCCACGTACCCGTGTGCGCTGACGCCGGCGGGCGAGTCCTTTGTGCCGATCGCGCGCGAGATGCTCAATCAGTCGACCCAGGCGCGCCTGATCCTGCGCGGTCAGCTGGCCGGTGCGCAGGCGACGGTGAAGTTCGCCATGCCGCACACCTTGCTGCTGACCCTGTATCCCAAGCTGCTGTCCGAAATCGAGAAGACCACCGGCTCCATGGCGACCACCGTGCAGGCTACCAACGTGCACGATGCCGTAATGGCACTGGTCGAGCGCAACTGCGATCTGCTGATCTGCTATCACCATCCGCAGCAGGGCATCGATCTGGACAGCGAACGCTATGCGATGCTGTCGCTCGGCAAAGAGCCGCTACGCCCGTATGTCAAAGCCGTGCGCAAGGGCGTGCCCAAGTACGCGCTGCCGGGCACGCCTGCGGAACCGGTGCCTTTCCTGAGCTATTCTTCCTATTCGTCGCTGAGCCGTATCGTCGAGAAGCAGCTCAGCGCCAGCCCGCGCCCGGTGCATGTGTTCCGCCGCTTTGAATCCGACCTGGCCGAGGGCTTGAAGAGTATGGTGCTGGAAGGCCACGGCGTTGCCTGGTTGCCGGCCAGCGCGGTCACGCGCGAAGTCGCTGAAGGCAAGCTGACCCTGGCGGTCGCACCCAATGACAATGAGGCCCTCGCAACGGGCCTGTGGAGCGACGAAATGGATATCCGCGTCTATCGCCGCATCGATGACGCACGACCGGATCTGGATCGCATCTGGGCCTGCCTGAGTGCGGCGCATGGGGTACGTTAA
- a CDS encoding ABC transporter substrate-binding protein, translating to MDCLKRGASRRDLLKILLAGGMQATLAGGLAGSAASAYAQTPRRGGKLRVGGDTASVSDTLDPAKQSNKTDYSRGTMLYNGLTSLDASLTPQPALAESFSSKDAKIWVFKLRRGVTFHDGKALTPADVVFSLMRHKDPATASKAKTLADQIESVKETGPYEVTVTLTAPNADLPVIVGTFHFHIVKAGTADFSTGIGTGPYKLKEFSPGIRSVVVRNDNYWKPGKPYLDEIEFVGIGDENSRVNALLSGELDLVANLNPRSIERVKGSPGFAVLETQSGAYTDLILRKDVGPGSNPDFVLAMKYLMDREVMRKNIARGHAVLGNDQPIDPTNRFYLAGLPQRQMDLDKAKYHLLKSGVTGKVPMVCSVAAMYSVDIATVMQQTAQRIGLELELKRMPPEGYWSNQWLNNPVGFGNVNPRPSADVLLMQFFQSQAAWNESRFKSEKFNQLLTAARAEIDVGKRKQMYGDMQTIIHEEAGIGIPMFLASLDGYRSKLKGLSPIPLGGMMGYSFAEHVWLET from the coding sequence ATGGATTGCTTGAAACGCGGCGCCAGCCGGCGCGACCTCCTCAAGATCCTGCTGGCCGGCGGGATGCAAGCCACGTTGGCCGGTGGCCTGGCCGGTAGCGCGGCCAGCGCCTACGCGCAGACCCCGCGCCGTGGGGGCAAGCTGCGCGTGGGCGGTGATACGGCCTCCGTCAGCGATACGCTGGATCCGGCCAAGCAATCCAACAAGACCGATTACTCGCGCGGCACCATGCTCTACAACGGCCTGACCTCGCTGGACGCCAGCCTTACGCCGCAGCCGGCGCTGGCCGAATCCTTCAGCAGCAAGGATGCCAAGATCTGGGTATTCAAGCTGCGTCGTGGCGTCACCTTCCATGATGGCAAAGCGCTCACGCCGGCTGACGTGGTGTTCTCGTTGATGCGCCACAAAGACCCGGCCACCGCCTCCAAGGCTAAAACCCTGGCCGACCAGATTGAGAGCGTCAAGGAAACCGGCCCCTATGAAGTCACCGTCACCTTGACTGCCCCCAATGCCGACCTGCCGGTCATTGTCGGTACCTTCCACTTCCACATCGTAAAGGCCGGAACCGCTGACTTCAGCACCGGTATCGGCACCGGTCCGTATAAGCTCAAGGAATTCAGCCCCGGCATCCGCTCGGTGGTGGTGCGCAACGACAATTACTGGAAGCCCGGCAAGCCTTATCTGGACGAGATCGAATTCGTCGGCATCGGTGACGAGAATTCGCGCGTCAATGCCTTGCTCTCGGGCGAGCTGGATCTGGTGGCGAACCTCAATCCGCGCTCCATCGAGCGGGTCAAGGGCAGCCCGGGCTTCGCGGTGCTGGAAACCCAGTCCGGCGCCTATACCGACCTGATCCTGCGCAAGGATGTCGGCCCCGGCAGCAATCCCGATTTCGTGCTGGCCATGAAATACCTGATGGATCGTGAGGTCATGCGCAAGAACATCGCCCGCGGCCACGCCGTGCTTGGCAATGACCAACCGATCGACCCGACCAATCGTTTCTATCTCGCTGGCCTGCCGCAGCGCCAGATGGACCTGGACAAGGCCAAGTACCACCTGCTGAAATCCGGGGTGACTGGCAAGGTGCCGATGGTCTGCTCGGTGGCGGCCATGTATTCTGTCGATATCGCCACGGTGATGCAGCAGACCGCACAGCGCATCGGCCTGGAACTGGAACTTAAGCGCATGCCCCCGGAAGGCTACTGGTCCAACCAATGGCTCAACAACCCGGTCGGTTTTGGCAACGTCAATCCACGCCCCAGCGCCGATGTGCTGCTCATGCAGTTTTTCCAGTCGCAGGCCGCGTGGAACGAGTCCCGCTTCAAGAGCGAGAAGTTCAACCAGCTGCTCACTGCCGCGCGCGCTGAAATCGATGTCGGCAAACGCAAGCAGATGTATGGAGACATGCAGACCATCATCCATGAAGAAGCCGGGATCGGCATTCCTATGTTCTTGGCCAGTCTGGACGGCTATCGCAGCAAGCTCAAGGGGCTATCTCCAATTCCGCTGGGCGGCATGATGGGGTACTCCTTTGCTGAACACGTTTGGCTGGAGACATGA
- a CDS encoding HAD-IA family hydrolase: MPLKDFKVLTFDVVGTLIDFEAGMLAYLRKAIPDSRVADEDFLAAYRAARSDGNTGWYPDDLERCWHVIAPELGLPDTPELARGLRDSVADWPAFPDSVEALQRLRKHFKLVTMTNAQTWALQYFARTLGEPFDLLLSCEDALCEKPDPQYFAYARGRFEGQWGYRQADNLHVAQSQYHDIGVSRRLGITTCWIERRHGKPGSGGTIASALTVPDYHFHTLAQLADAVEAGQ; the protein is encoded by the coding sequence ATGCCTCTGAAGGACTTTAAGGTACTCACGTTTGACGTCGTCGGCACCCTCATTGATTTCGAAGCCGGCATGCTCGCCTACCTGCGCAAGGCCATCCCCGACAGCAGGGTCGCGGACGAGGATTTCCTCGCCGCCTACCGCGCCGCGCGTAGTGACGGCAACACCGGCTGGTACCCGGATGACCTGGAACGCTGCTGGCACGTCATCGCTCCTGAGCTGGGTCTGCCTGACACCCCGGAGCTGGCTCGTGGCCTGCGCGATTCAGTGGCCGACTGGCCGGCCTTCCCCGATTCGGTCGAGGCCCTTCAGCGCCTGCGCAAGCACTTCAAGCTGGTTACCATGACCAACGCCCAGACCTGGGCCCTGCAGTACTTCGCGCGTACGCTGGGTGAGCCTTTCGACTTGCTGCTGAGTTGCGAAGATGCCCTCTGCGAGAAGCCGGATCCGCAATACTTTGCCTACGCGCGCGGCCGCTTCGAAGGTCAGTGGGGTTACCGGCAGGCCGACAACCTGCATGTCGCGCAGAGCCAGTATCACGACATCGGCGTCTCCAGGCGCCTGGGCATAACGACCTGCTGGATCGAACGCCGCCATGGCAAGCCTGGCTCGGGCGGCACCATCGCCTCCGCACTTACCGTACCGGACTATCACTTCCACACGCTGGCCCAACTAGCCGATGCGGTAGAAGCAGGCCAATAA